In one window of Arachis ipaensis cultivar K30076 chromosome B06, Araip1.1, whole genome shotgun sequence DNA:
- the LOC110263307 gene encoding uncharacterized protein LOC110263307 isoform X1: protein MPSSSLPGERGRDEREPNREGEGAVSSSCRRVAAVALTAPPSSSSQSQPPPLMAKSERENSGTEETESSEAELGFNHRAQPLLASPALPPSERPSPLPPSEFAAADDGKPNRSQKRVQATAGAAAGEGSYVSAILTAGSRSMTSETTAEASGCSAVAGKLYR from the coding sequence ATGCCGTCTTCGTCGTTGCcaggggagagagggagagacgAGCGCGAACCAAATCGGGAGGGAGAAGGCGCCGTGTCTAGTAGCTGCCGTCGCGTCGCCGCCGTCGCCCTCACTGCGCCGCCGTCATCCTCGTCACAGAGCCAGCCGCCGCCACTTATGGCAAAGTCAGAGAGAGAGAACTCGGGAACAGAGGAGACAGAGAGCTCTGAGGCTGAGCTGGGGTTCAACCACCGTGCCCAGCCGCTGCTCGCGTCGCCGGCGTTGCCTCCGTCGGAACGGCCATCGCCACTGCCACCATCTGAGTTCGCCGCTGCTGATGATGGTAAGCCGAATCGCAGTCAGAAGAGGGTTCAGGCTACCGCAGGTGCCGCTGCCGGAGAAGGGAGCTACGTCTCTGCAATTCTGACCGCCGGGAGTCGTTCTATGACTTCTGAGACCACCGCCGAAGCTTCTGGCTgttctgccgtcgccggaaaactctaccggtaa
- the LOC110263307 gene encoding uncharacterized protein LOC110263307 isoform X2 yields the protein MPSSSLPGERGRDEREPNREGEGAVSSSCRRVAAVALTAPPSSSSQSQPPPLMAKSERENSGTEETESSEAELGFNHRAQPLLASPALPPSERPSPLPPSEFAAADDGKPNRSQKRVQATAGAAAGEGSYVSAILTAGSRSMTSETTAEASGCSAVAGKLYR from the exons ATGCCGTCTTCGTCGTTGCcaggggagagagggagagacgAGCGCGAACCAAATCGGGAGGGAGAAGGCGCCGTGTCTAGTAGCTGCCGTCGCGTCGCCGCCGTCGCCCTCACTGCGCCGCCGTCATCCTCGTCACAGAGCCAGCCGCCGCCACTTATGGCAAAGTCAGAGAGAGAGAACTCGGGAACAGAGGAGACAGAGAGCTCTGAGGCTGAGCTGGGGTTCAACCACCGTGCCCAGCCGCTGCTCGCGTCGCCGGCGTTGCCTCCGTCGGAACGGCCATCGCCACTGCCACCATCTGAGTTCGCCGCTGCTGATGATGGTAAGCCGAATCGCAGTCAGAAGAGGGTTCAGGCTACCGCAGGTGCCGCTGCCGGAGAAGGGAGCTACGTCTCTGCAATTCTGACCGCCGGGAGTCGTTCTATGACTTCTGAGACCACCGCCGAAGCTTCTGGCTgttctgccgtcgccggaaaactctaccg ttga